Below is a window of candidate division WOR-3 bacterium DNA.
GACCTTATTGACTGACGCCGCCTCTGTTTTTGAGCAGTTCCTGTATCTCGACATGGCCGGCCTGGTTCGCGTAAAACAAAGGAGTGTGATTTTCATCATTTTCCGGATTCACTTGCGCTCCCGCTGAAATAAGTGAGTTGGCTATTTCAATGTATCCGTATTGAGAGGCATAGTGAAGAGGTGTCCAGCCTCTGGAGTTCTTAATGTTCAAATCGGCACCTCTTGTTACCAATGTCTGGGCTGTTTCGATGAAACCCTCGGACACCGCCAAATGAATTGGAGCCACGCCTGAATCCCCTCCAGCTATACAGTTTACATCAGAACCCGCTTCAATAAGCTTTATTAGAATATTTGTTTCCCCGTTGTATGCAGACAAATGAAGAGGCGTCCAATAACCTACGGTGACTTCATCTATCGAAGTTTTTCCTTCTGCCGTCAAGTTCGCCCCGGATGAAATTAGAAGATCGACTATATCTGAAAAACCTTCCCTCGAAGCGTAATGAAGAGCCGTCCAGCCATTTTCCTTTTCGGCGTTTACATCAGCGCCTGTCGATAGAAGCTCTTTCACGACCAGAAAATGTCCGTAATTGCATGCCATATGAAGGGGCGTGACGCCGGCAATATCTGAAATGTCCACAGAAGCCCCTGCCGAGAGGAGTTCCTGAACTACTATGAGGTTTCCCCATTCTGAAGCGGCAAAAAGAGGAGTTTCTCCGTATTCGTTTCTCGAATTGATGCTCGCACCTCTATCCAACAATAGCTCGACAACTTCAAAAAAATCTTCTCGTGATGCGATGTGCAGCGGAGTGTCTCCGGAATCTCCCCACACGCGTGAATTGACATCCGCGCCGTTGTCGAGGAGTATTTTTGACACTTCATATCTTCCGTTGTAAGCGGCAAGGTGAAGGGGAATCCAATAGCCGGCGGTGTAGTCGTCCACCGATGTTTTACCCCTTAAAGTAACATCAGCACCGTTTTTTAACAGCATTTGAACTATTTCTGTGTACCCTTCTCTCGTAGCGTAGTGAAGAGGAGTCCAGTTCCATTCGTCTCCGGAATTCACGTCAGCGCCGGCTTTTATCAACTCTTCGGCGATGGATGCTTCTCCCTGATCACAGGCTTTTCTCAGGGCGTAGTTGTACCTTTCCTTACCTTCGGGATAGGAAGAAACGTCTTCAAGGCTGTTTATCCAGTTGGTCGTCTCTTGAGTTATACTCGCGCTGCATGAAAACAAAAACAAAATAACCATGGATAAAGAAATCCATTTTAAAAAAGCACGACGCTTCATTATAGTACCTCCTTTGTTAAGTTTCTCGTTGTACATTATACAATATTACATGAAATATTTTAATCATATTCCGTGGATAAAAGATTTGTGGTTTTTTTTTACCCCGAGTTTTATAATATCTCAATAAAAATGTGTCAACTTCGACAGGTTAGGATAGATTTGCACGAAATGGGTTACTTTTGCAATGAAAGATAGAGGTCCTTTATACCCAAAGTCTGTTTAGATTTGAGAGAGATGAAAAGACAAAAAAACCTCGCAAATCTACATATACCAGAACTTTTATTTAAGAAATCAAATGAACACTCTATTTAGCATATTGAAATCAGCAGGAAAGATACTGCTGTTTTCAGCTTTGGGCTTGGTCTGTTTTTATTTTCTGTTTGTAATCTTTAAATTCTTTTTTTCCAGAGCCGTAACCCTTCCAAAAAAAAAGTGGAAAGACCTTTCGGCGATAATATTTCTTGCTTTTTCCCTGTATATGTTGACCGCTTTCTGCTCTTATTCATTTTTCCCACAAAAACACCTTGCGGGTTATTTGGGGCATTGGACTTCTTCCTGGCTTTTTTATCTTTTTGGATGGCAGACATGGCTTTTGTTGGCGGAACTTTTTCTCGTATCTTGGA
It encodes the following:
- a CDS encoding ankyrin repeat domain-containing protein codes for the protein MKRRAFLKWISLSMVILFLFSCSASITQETTNWINSLEDVSSYPEGKERYNYALRKACDQGEASIAEELIKAGADVNSGDEWNWTPLHYATREGYTEIVQMLLKNGADVTLRGKTSVDDYTAGYWIPLHLAAYNGRYEVSKILLDNGADVNSRVWGDSGDTPLHIASREDFFEVVELLLDRGASINSRNEYGETPLFAASEWGNLIVVQELLSAGASVDISDIAGVTPLHMACNYGHFLVVKELLSTGADVNAEKENGWTALHYASREGFSDIVDLLISSGANLTAEGKTSIDEVTVGYWTPLHLSAYNGETNILIKLIEAGSDVNCIAGGDSGVAPIHLAVSEGFIETAQTLVTRGADLNIKNSRGWTPLHYASQYGYIEIANSLISAGAQVNPENDENHTPLFYANQAGHVEIQELLKNRGGVSQ